A single Marinitoga aeolica DNA region contains:
- a CDS encoding ABC transporter substrate-binding protein — MKRGLLVLLVVILAFSAFAKTKIVINSNASDPAPREAFKHVVDMFQEKYPDYEVVVNTFPHEDFKTLLRTWLNSKEAPDVVTWFAGERMRYFAEKGLLLPLDDIFSDKPFEAYFPASFKSASEYDGKIYFLPFTWYWWSVYYNTEVFKKYSLTPPVTWSQFLHVCEVLKENGVTPITIGTKYLWPTGGWFDYLDMRVNGYKFHMDLTAGKIPYTDARVKKVFEYWKQLVDNGYFLANHSSYTWQDAASFLFRGEAGMYLMGQFIKDVAPAEVKDKLDFFRFPIIDGNVGVYEETPIDGFMVPAKAKNPEGAKVFIKFLASKEVQDMYSKELGRLAANKYVTPPDAHAQKGLDLVLASDGVAQFYDRDTDPEMATFGMNKFVEFMTFPQRLDILLKQMEFQRRKIFK; from the coding sequence ATGAAGAGGGGATTATTAGTATTATTAGTTGTTATTTTGGCTTTTAGTGCTTTTGCTAAAACTAAAATAGTTATAAACAGTAACGCATCAGATCCTGCTCCAAGAGAAGCATTTAAACATGTTGTTGATATGTTTCAAGAAAAATACCCAGATTATGAAGTAGTAGTAAACACATTCCCACACGAAGACTTCAAAACATTATTAAGAACATGGTTAAACTCAAAAGAAGCTCCTGATGTAGTTACATGGTTCGCTGGCGAAAGAATGAGATACTTTGCAGAAAAAGGATTATTATTACCATTAGATGATATATTTTCTGATAAGCCATTTGAAGCATATTTCCCAGCTTCATTCAAAAGCGCATCTGAATATGATGGAAAAATTTATTTCTTACCATTTACTTGGTACTGGTGGAGTGTATATTATAACACAGAAGTATTTAAAAAATATAGTTTAACTCCTCCAGTTACATGGTCACAATTCTTACATGTTTGTGAAGTATTAAAAGAAAATGGTGTTACACCAATTACTATTGGTACAAAATACTTATGGCCAACTGGTGGTTGGTTTGATTACTTAGATATGAGAGTTAATGGTTATAAGTTCCATATGGATTTAACAGCAGGTAAAATACCTTATACTGATGCAAGAGTAAAGAAAGTATTTGAATATTGGAAACAATTAGTAGATAATGGTTATTTCTTAGCTAATCATTCATCATACACATGGCAAGATGCTGCAAGTTTCTTATTTAGAGGAGAAGCAGGAATGTACTTAATGGGTCAATTCATTAAAGACGTTGCTCCTGCAGAAGTTAAAGATAAATTAGATTTCTTTAGATTCCCAATAATTGATGGTAATGTTGGCGTTTATGAAGAAACTCCTATTGACGGATTTATGGTTCCTGCAAAGGCAAAAAATCCGGAAGGAGCAAAAGTATTTATTAAATTCTTAGCTTCAAAAGAAGTACAAGATATGTATTCAAAAGAATTAGGAAGATTAGCAGCTAATAAATATGTAACTCCTCCAGATGCACATGCTCAAAAAGGTTTAGATTTAGTATTAGCTTCAGATGGCGTTGCTCAATTCTATGACAGAGATACAGATCCAGAAATGGCAACATTTGGTATGAATAAATTCGTTGAATTTATGACATTCCCACAAAGATTAGATATTCTTTTAAAACAAATGGAATTTCAAAGAAGAAAAATTTTTAAATGA
- a CDS encoding carbohydrate ABC transporter permease yields MSVQRRKSKIGFFIILPSLILIGIFVYYFIFWTIRTSFSDWNSFSKLLRGIYNFVGFRNYQRIFLDQRFQTDLWNTLFFTLFFIAGSIGLGLFLANIIDKGLKGSRFFQSLFLFPMAIAFVVTGTVWSWIFAPGNIPKDPQGINLLFKNIGLEKLQWLWYTSSESIGHFNLALIPVIIAAIWQMSGYIMAMYLAGLKAIPNEILEAARVDGANERYIFWKIKMPLLKPITLSTMIVLGHVSLKIFDLIYAMTGSGPNNVTDVPAIYMFELTFRSNRYALGSAISVIMLLMVAVIIIPYLYSSLRKGVSS; encoded by the coding sequence ATGAGTGTTCAAAGAAGAAAGTCTAAAATAGGATTTTTCATAATTCTACCATCATTAATTTTAATTGGTATTTTTGTATATTATTTTATTTTTTGGACTATTAGAACCTCATTTTCAGATTGGAATAGTTTTAGCAAATTATTAAGAGGTATATATAATTTCGTAGGATTTAGAAATTATCAAAGAATATTTCTAGATCAGAGATTTCAAACCGACTTATGGAATACATTATTTTTTACATTATTTTTCATAGCAGGATCCATTGGATTAGGATTATTTTTAGCAAATATAATTGATAAGGGACTAAAAGGTTCTAGGTTTTTTCAAAGTTTATTTTTATTTCCAATGGCAATTGCATTTGTAGTAACTGGAACTGTATGGAGTTGGATATTTGCTCCAGGAAATATTCCTAAAGATCCACAAGGTATAAATTTATTATTTAAAAATATAGGGTTAGAAAAATTACAATGGTTATGGTATACAAGCTCGGAAAGTATTGGCCATTTTAATTTAGCACTAATTCCTGTCATCATTGCTGCTATTTGGCAAATGTCAGGATATATTATGGCTATGTATTTAGCTGGTTTAAAAGCCATCCCAAACGAAATTCTAGAAGCAGCTAGGGTTGATGGAGCTAATGAAAGATATATTTTTTGGAAAATAAAAATGCCATTATTAAAACCTATTACTTTAAGTACAATGATAGTTCTTGGACACGTTTCATTAAAAATATTTGATTTAATATATGCTATGACTGGAAGTGGTCCAAATAATGTTACTGATGTCCCAGCTATTTATATGTTTGAATTAACCTTTAGATCTAACAGATACGCATTAGGTTCTGCAATATCAGTTATTATGCTGTTAATGGTTGCAGTAATAATTATTCCATATCTATATTCTTCCCTTAGAAAGGGAGTGAGTTCATGA
- a CDS encoding carbohydrate ABC transporter permease, producing the protein MTKTAIYKKYLFYILSTIIVIIWLIPFVIAVLTSFKTMDEISFGANWFRLPKKWSLEGYITAWKNAHIYTYYLNTFLIAAVSTLGALFLSSLGAYALSWYDFKLRKPILITFVAGMLIPFQMLLIPVYKFSVNTGLYDTYPGLILFHIAFQLGFCTFFLRNFMVTIPKSIFEAAKIDGANDFKIYYSIMLPLIKPAIAALGILEFTWIWNDYLWALILIQSDTKKPITLGLTTLQGQWVTSWNVIAAASILAAIVPIIVFLMFQKYFIQGLTMGSVKG; encoded by the coding sequence ATGACAAAAACTGCAATATATAAAAAATATTTATTTTACATATTATCAACAATAATTGTAATAATATGGCTTATCCCTTTTGTGATAGCCGTATTGACTTCTTTTAAAACTATGGATGAAATTTCTTTCGGAGCTAATTGGTTTAGGCTACCAAAAAAATGGTCTTTAGAAGGATATATTACTGCTTGGAAAAATGCTCACATATATACATACTATTTAAATACATTTTTAATTGCTGCTGTTTCTACCCTTGGCGCATTATTTTTATCAAGCTTGGGAGCATATGCTTTAAGTTGGTATGACTTCAAATTAAGAAAACCTATATTAATTACTTTTGTAGCTGGTATGCTTATACCTTTTCAAATGCTATTAATTCCAGTATATAAATTTTCTGTAAATACTGGATTATATGATACATATCCAGGATTAATACTATTCCATATAGCATTTCAGTTGGGTTTTTGTACTTTCTTTTTAAGAAATTTCATGGTAACTATTCCAAAAAGTATATTTGAAGCAGCAAAAATTGATGGTGCAAATGATTTTAAAATATACTACAGTATTATGCTTCCATTAATTAAACCAGCAATTGCTGCTTTAGGAATTTTAGAATTCACATGGATTTGGAATGACTATTTATGGGCTTTAATATTAATTCAAAGTGATACTAAAAAACCTATAACTCTTGGTTTAACTACATTACAAGGGCAATGGGTAACTAGTTGGAATGTTATTGCTGCTGCATCAATATTAGCTGCAATTGTTCCTATAATTGTATTCTTAATGTTCCAAAAATACTTTATTCAAGGTTTAACTATGGGAAGTGTAAAAGGTTAG
- a CDS encoding LacI family DNA-binding transcriptional regulator — MKKNYVTIKDIAAAAGVSINTVSRALNDKPDINIKTKRKVLEIAKEMGYVKNVTASSLRNRKTKTIGVIFEDSSNPFFAEVLKGIEKGSREKNYNIILMNTEKKYDLERKAIKLLLEKRVDGLIITPTQEKSEDIKELIKINIPFVVVGVNFENIDIDEIYSDDYYGGYLAGKYLIENGRKKFIMLNGFSYKSVAKERYLGFKKALDEYNIKDFTVYELEEGLENAYLKIKELIEKNIFFDGLFCYNDIFAFGAIKALYENNIKIPDKVNVVGFDDIAFANVLNLTTIRINKEKLGYDAFHRLYKKIKGDKNRIKEKLGVELIIRNT, encoded by the coding sequence ATGAAAAAAAATTATGTAACAATAAAAGATATTGCAGCTGCTGCTGGTGTTTCAATCAACACAGTATCTAGAGCATTAAATGATAAACCAGACATTAATATTAAAACAAAAAGAAAAGTTTTAGAAATAGCTAAAGAAATGGGATATGTAAAAAATGTAACCGCTAGTTCTTTAAGAAATAGAAAAACAAAAACTATTGGTGTAATATTTGAAGATAGTTCAAACCCTTTCTTTGCAGAGGTTTTAAAGGGTATAGAAAAAGGTTCTAGAGAAAAAAACTATAATATTATCTTAATGAACACCGAAAAAAAATATGATTTAGAAAGAAAGGCTATTAAGTTATTATTGGAAAAAAGAGTTGACGGATTAATTATTACTCCTACACAAGAAAAATCTGAAGATATTAAAGAATTAATAAAAATAAATATCCCTTTTGTTGTGGTAGGAGTAAACTTTGAAAATATTGATATTGATGAAATATATTCAGATGATTATTATGGTGGTTATTTAGCTGGAAAATATTTAATAGAAAATGGAAGAAAAAAGTTTATTATGCTAAACGGATTTAGCTATAAATCTGTAGCTAAAGAAAGGTATTTGGGTTTTAAAAAAGCGTTAGATGAATACAATATAAAAGACTTTACTGTATATGAATTAGAAGAAGGATTAGAAAATGCTTATTTAAAAATTAAAGAATTAATAGAAAAAAATATTTTCTTTGATGGATTATTTTGTTATAATGACATTTTCGCATTTGGAGCAATAAAAGCATTATATGAGAATAATATAAAAATCCCAGATAAAGTTAATGTAGTAGGTTTCGATGACATTGCGTTTGCAAACGTACTTAACTTAACTACAATAAGAATTAATAAAGAAAAACTTGGATATGACGCATTTCATAGATTATATAAAAAAATAAAAGGCGATAAAAATAGAATAAAGGAAAAATTAGGTGTTGAGTTAATAATTAGAAATACTTAG
- a CDS encoding carbohydrate ABC transporter permease: protein MTKTKVIIYYIILIIISLFFITPFYVTLITSFKPLSEISIANMWNFPKHFSLEGFLGAYKKLAPNMKNSFYLTIPATIISAILGSINGFALSKLRFKYSNLVFALILFGMFIPYQSVLFPLIQFFQKIGLYGTIPALIIIHVIYGIPITTLMFKNYYEEIPDELIEAASIDGANLYNIYTKVLLPISIPGFVVVAIWQFTNIWNEFLFAVTVTNNPAKQPITVALVNLAGSQVVEWNIQMAGALIAALPTLIVYVALGKYFIRGLLAGSVKG, encoded by the coding sequence ATGACAAAAACTAAAGTTATTATATATTATATTATTTTAATAATAATATCATTATTTTTTATCACTCCTTTTTATGTAACTCTTATTACTAGTTTTAAACCTTTAAGTGAAATTTCAATAGCAAATATGTGGAATTTCCCAAAACATTTTTCTTTAGAGGGTTTTTTAGGCGCATATAAAAAGTTAGCTCCAAATATGAAAAACAGTTTTTATTTAACAATACCAGCAACTATTATTTCTGCAATTTTAGGCTCTATAAATGGGTTTGCATTATCAAAATTAAGATTCAAATATTCAAATTTAGTATTTGCATTAATCTTATTTGGTATGTTCATACCATATCAAAGTGTATTATTCCCATTAATCCAATTTTTTCAAAAAATTGGATTATATGGAACTATTCCGGCATTAATTATAATTCACGTAATATATGGAATTCCAATAACAACATTAATGTTCAAAAATTATTATGAAGAAATTCCTGATGAATTAATCGAAGCTGCATCAATTGATGGCGCTAATCTATACAATATTTATACAAAAGTACTTCTTCCTATTTCAATTCCTGGTTTTGTTGTTGTTGCAATTTGGCAATTCACGAATATTTGGAATGAATTTTTATTTGCAGTTACTGTTACTAATAATCCAGCAAAACAACCTATAACAGTAGCTCTTGTAAATCTTGCTGGAAGTCAAGTTGTTGAATGGAATATACAAATGGCAGGAGCATTAATTGCAGCATTACCAACATTAATTGTATATGTTGCTTTAGGTAAATATTTCATTAGAGGTCTTCTTGCTGGATCAGTTAAAGGATAA
- a CDS encoding ABC transporter substrate-binding protein, with product MKKLTLGLITILLVISSVFAASNDLEIFSWWTGGGEEEGLLALFAKFNQYYPNINIINAAVAGGAGTNAKAVLKTRMLGGNPPDSFQVHAGMELTDTYVIPGLMEPLTNYLREWGVYDKFPKDVMEIVSYQGEVYSIPVNVHRGNVVFYNKKIFRELGLTKEPTTWAEFFAAMKKAQEAGYIPLALGDKNKWTLTHLFENIMLSVFGPEGYKGLFNGKTSFDSPELEMSLVLLERLIPYFNRDHSALTWQDAGRLVFEGKALFNVMGDWEEGYFKTLGWKPGVDFGWFAVPGTDNAFMFISDTFGLPKGAPHRDNALKWLKFIATKEAQDIFNPIKGSIPARIDADKSRYDVYLTWSMNDFATVAVVPSIIHGSAAPEGFVTTLNDALNRFIVKKNISNTLRDIMWAAEDQGYLTE from the coding sequence ATGAAAAAATTGACATTAGGATTAATTACTATTTTATTAGTCATTTCAAGTGTTTTTGCAGCATCAAATGATTTAGAAATTTTTAGTTGGTGGACTGGTGGTGGAGAAGAAGAGGGATTGTTGGCATTATTTGCTAAGTTTAATCAATATTACCCTAATATCAACATAATAAATGCAGCTGTAGCTGGTGGTGCAGGAACTAATGCTAAAGCTGTATTGAAAACAAGGATGCTAGGTGGAAATCCTCCAGATTCATTCCAAGTCCATGCTGGTATGGAATTAACAGATACATATGTAATTCCTGGTTTAATGGAACCATTAACAAATTATTTAAGAGAATGGGGTGTATATGATAAATTCCCTAAAGATGTTATGGAAATTGTTAGTTATCAAGGAGAAGTTTATTCAATCCCTGTAAATGTTCATAGAGGAAATGTTGTATTCTATAATAAAAAAATATTTAGAGAATTAGGATTAACAAAAGAACCAACTACCTGGGCTGAATTTTTTGCCGCAATGAAGAAAGCTCAAGAAGCTGGATATATACCACTTGCATTAGGTGATAAAAATAAATGGACATTAACACATTTATTTGAAAATATTATGCTTTCAGTATTTGGTCCTGAAGGTTATAAAGGTTTATTTAATGGAAAAACATCTTTTGATTCACCTGAATTAGAAATGTCATTAGTATTATTAGAAAGACTGATTCCTTACTTTAATAGAGATCATTCTGCTTTAACATGGCAAGATGCTGGTAGACTAGTTTTTGAAGGTAAAGCATTATTTAATGTAATGGGAGATTGGGAAGAAGGTTACTTTAAAACATTAGGGTGGAAACCAGGTGTGGATTTTGGATGGTTTGCAGTACCTGGCACTGATAATGCATTCATGTTCATTTCAGATACATTTGGATTGCCAAAAGGCGCTCCACATAGAGATAATGCTTTAAAATGGTTAAAATTTATAGCAACAAAAGAAGCTCAAGATATTTTCAACCCTATAAAAGGTTCTATTCCAGCAAGAATTGACGCAGATAAAAGCAGATATGATGTATATTTAACCTGGTCAATGAATGATTTTGCTACTGTAGCAGTAGTTCCTTCTATTATACATGGTTCTGCTGCACCTGAAGGATTTGTAACTACATTAAATGATGCACTTAATAGATTTATAGTAAAGAAAAATATTTCAAATACTTTAAGAGATATAATGTGGGCTGCTGAAGATCAAGGATACTTAACAGAGTAA
- a CDS encoding carbohydrate ABC transporter permease, producing the protein MKKKWWIPYAFLALPLTMYLIWVIIPIFQTVIISFTDWDSVSPSYNFIGLENYKMLFYDYYFLTSLLNNIKWMVGFVIVAIPIGLGIAMLMDQKFKGNKFFKTMMYLPMTLSFVVIGEIWTWILEPNHGVINEFLRGIGLGNLAKPWLSDPNLVTYALIFAALWRQISYAMVLFLAGLQSVPTEQVEAAYVDGANSWQRFWYVILPALRPAMVIAITVNIIDSLRAFDIVFVITRGGPFYSSSVMANYMYIESFNNYNMGYGASIAVIQFFITLGFIIWYLINSFKKEDNL; encoded by the coding sequence ATGAAGAAAAAATGGTGGATCCCTTATGCTTTTCTTGCATTACCATTAACTATGTATTTAATATGGGTAATTATTCCAATTTTTCAAACAGTTATTATAAGTTTTACCGATTGGGATAGCGTTTCTCCTTCATATAATTTTATCGGTTTAGAAAATTATAAAATGCTCTTTTATGATTATTATTTTTTAACTTCCTTATTAAATAATATAAAATGGATGGTTGGCTTTGTAATAGTTGCAATCCCTATAGGATTAGGAATTGCTATGCTTATGGATCAAAAGTTTAAAGGAAATAAATTCTTTAAAACTATGATGTATTTACCAATGACATTATCTTTTGTAGTTATTGGAGAAATCTGGACCTGGATACTTGAACCTAATCATGGAGTTATAAATGAATTTTTAAGAGGAATAGGATTAGGCAATTTAGCCAAGCCTTGGTTAAGTGATCCTAATTTAGTAACATATGCATTAATTTTTGCCGCATTATGGAGACAAATTTCATATGCAATGGTATTATTTTTGGCTGGACTTCAAAGTGTACCTACTGAGCAAGTCGAAGCTGCTTACGTGGATGGTGCAAATAGTTGGCAAAGATTTTGGTATGTTATATTACCAGCTTTAAGACCCGCTATGGTAATAGCTATAACTGTGAATATAATTGACTCGTTAAGAGCTTTTGATATTGTGTTTGTTATTACAAGAGGAGGACCATTCTATTCTTCAAGTGTTATGGCAAATTATATGTATATAGAATCATTTAATAATTATAATATGGGATATGGTGCTTCTATTGCTGTTATACAATTCTTTATCACATTAGGATTTATCATTTGGTACTTGATTAATTCCTTTAAAAAGGAGGACAATTTATGA
- a CDS encoding beta-galactosidase, protein MKIYGADYYPEHWPEADWEKHIKIMKEFEIEWLRIGEFSWAFLEPKEGEFNFDLFDKAIPMLKKEGFKLILGTPTPTPPAWLIKKYPDILPVDENGHVREFGSRRHYCVDNEHFIFHSLRITEKFVERYHQYADMWQIDNEFGCHETTYCYNEETRKSFINWLKEKYNTLENLNYNWGGAFWSQLYYDWDEITIPKNTPTFKNPHQMLDFHKFSSDNVIKYSKMHKEIIRKHSEKPITHNLMVDFFDIDYFKYAKDLDIVSWDNYIPTKEYDFYHQSANHDLMRSLKKIPYFVMEQQPGRVNWRTINDQYAPEYIEFWTKQSYLHGADGSIVFRFRELPYGAEQYHGALVEYSGNPTERLIYYKKSKKETPDHIIPKKEVAIYFSYENAWIHRINHLNTTFNYWNAIVEIYKAIKMFGYNVDFVYGEDKIDDYELVVVPYAMNIDNEFLNSLINYNGKIIMTAMSGIKDERNWINKEKYIDLFNEFGIKIDDFSGEKNVEILYNNNILNGEFWADKIVVKDAEIISVLNNTAFKNNPIITKKGNNTYIGTVLNYLDFSHVLSLALSPKVLGQDILITNTNDGIIILNAKSSKNTIYINNKKIEMEAFEIIKKG, encoded by the coding sequence ATGAAAATATATGGTGCTGATTATTATCCCGAACATTGGCCTGAAGCTGATTGGGAAAAACATATTAAAATAATGAAAGAATTTGAGATTGAATGGTTAAGAATAGGAGAGTTTTCTTGGGCTTTTTTAGAACCAAAAGAGGGAGAATTCAATTTCGATCTTTTTGATAAAGCTATACCTATGTTAAAAAAGGAAGGATTTAAATTAATTTTAGGAACACCTACTCCAACACCACCTGCTTGGTTAATAAAAAAATATCCTGATATACTTCCAGTTGATGAAAATGGTCATGTCAGAGAATTTGGAAGCAGAAGGCATTACTGTGTTGATAATGAACATTTTATTTTTCATTCTCTTAGAATAACAGAAAAGTTTGTTGAAAGATATCATCAATATGCCGATATGTGGCAAATCGATAATGAATTTGGATGTCATGAAACAACTTATTGCTATAATGAGGAAACTAGAAAATCATTTATTAATTGGTTAAAAGAAAAATATAATACTTTAGAAAATTTAAATTATAATTGGGGTGGTGCGTTCTGGAGTCAATTATATTATGATTGGGATGAAATAACAATTCCTAAAAACACTCCAACATTTAAAAACCCACATCAAATGTTAGATTTTCATAAATTTTCTTCTGATAATGTAATTAAATACTCAAAAATGCACAAAGAAATTATTAGAAAGCATTCAGAAAAACCTATAACTCATAATTTAATGGTAGATTTCTTTGATATTGACTACTTTAAATATGCAAAAGATTTAGATATTGTATCTTGGGATAATTATATTCCTACAAAAGAATATGATTTTTATCATCAAAGTGCAAACCATGATTTAATGAGATCATTGAAAAAAATACCATATTTTGTAATGGAACAACAACCCGGTAGAGTAAATTGGAGAACAATAAACGACCAATATGCTCCTGAATATATTGAATTTTGGACTAAACAATCCTATTTACATGGAGCTGATGGAAGTATAGTTTTTAGATTTAGAGAACTACCATATGGCGCAGAACAATATCATGGAGCTTTAGTAGAATACTCAGGAAATCCAACAGAAAGACTGATATATTATAAAAAATCTAAAAAAGAAACTCCTGATCATATAATTCCCAAAAAAGAAGTAGCAATATATTTTTCATATGAAAATGCCTGGATTCACAGAATTAATCATTTAAACACAACATTCAATTATTGGAATGCTATTGTTGAAATATATAAAGCAATTAAGATGTTTGGATATAATGTTGATTTTGTATATGGCGAAGATAAAATAGATGATTATGAATTAGTAGTTGTGCCATATGCAATGAATATAGACAATGAATTTTTAAATTCTTTAATAAATTATAATGGAAAAATTATAATGACAGCTATGAGTGGAATTAAAGATGAAAGAAATTGGATTAACAAAGAAAAGTATATTGATTTATTTAATGAATTTGGAATAAAAATTGATGATTTTTCTGGAGAAAAAAATGTTGAAATTCTATATAACAATAATATATTAAATGGAGAATTTTGGGCGGATAAAATAGTTGTAAAAGATGCTGAAATAATTTCTGTGTTAAATAATACAGCTTTTAAAAACAATCCTATTATTACTAAAAAAGGAAATAACACATATATTGGTACGGTTTTAAATTATCTTGATTTTTCTCATGTTCTTTCTTTAGCATTATCTCCTAAAGTTTTAGGACAAGATATTTTAATTACAAATACAAATGATGGTATAATAATTTTAAATGCCAAAAGCTCAAAAAACACAATATACATTAATAACAAAAAGATTGAAATGGAGGCATTTGAAATTATAAAAAAGGGATGA
- a CDS encoding glycoside hydrolase family 36 protein, translating to MNILNNYFDGEYLEFNKDNYSIKLKIEKIPEGYIIRGKVKGKLGKIDIFDDFADEDLFINNWQSWSPTKKIKVLNYKYNIPDDWKKTAKYSAHPMPEYLENNIISDYFIAKKNKVYGFLTSKIAHPFFEVKDNKIIACLEYFEKNADEYIDIEPLIILENNEMEKLLEIYADYVKFENNPKFSKWNPVGWSSWYHYYEELTWQDTLKNLELSKEYNYEVFQLDDSWQKDIGDWIPKDSFPGFDIIANKIKEYGYIPGLWLAPFSVSEISEVFLKHKDWLVKDENGEPKVAYINWRKNIYALDTTHPEAQEHLKNIFLNMRNNGIHYFKTDFLFAGAIPGKRYVEVTPIEAYNIGMKIIREAIGEDFILGCGAPILPSIGYVDGMRISADTAPFYKPNDLDFVYPNAYYALRNVITRYFMNGKWWWNDPDCLILRTEDTELNDKIIEMYSYVSGLLNNMILQSDDLSKTIKKDVYFNSLKLRGGIPHVKGLMNDNYSFEIEAFNTNIGNVKMHVDLEKINFKLEYDEDYPQLNKNTVLREEDNRLFHYYEERDNNA from the coding sequence ATGAATATATTAAATAATTATTTTGATGGTGAATATTTGGAATTTAATAAAGATAATTATAGCATTAAATTAAAAATAGAAAAAATACCTGAAGGATATATTATTAGAGGAAAAGTGAAAGGGAAATTAGGTAAAATAGATATTTTTGATGATTTTGCCGATGAAGATTTGTTTATTAACAATTGGCAAAGTTGGAGTCCGACAAAAAAAATAAAGGTTTTGAATTATAAATATAATATTCCTGATGATTGGAAAAAAACTGCTAAATATAGTGCTCATCCTATGCCAGAGTATTTAGAAAATAATATTATTTCAGACTATTTTATTGCTAAAAAAAATAAAGTATATGGATTTTTAACTTCAAAAATTGCTCATCCTTTTTTTGAAGTTAAAGATAATAAAATTATTGCATGCTTAGAATATTTCGAGAAAAATGCTGATGAGTATATTGATATAGAACCATTAATAATTTTAGAAAATAATGAAATGGAAAAATTATTAGAAATTTATGCTGATTACGTTAAATTCGAAAATAATCCAAAATTTTCAAAATGGAACCCTGTTGGTTGGTCTTCTTGGTATCATTACTATGAAGAACTAACTTGGCAAGATACTTTAAAAAATTTAGAATTATCAAAAGAATATAATTATGAAGTATTTCAATTAGATGATTCATGGCAAAAAGATATTGGTGATTGGATTCCTAAAGATTCATTTCCAGGTTTTGATATAATTGCTAATAAAATTAAAGAATATGGCTATATTCCGGGATTATGGTTAGCTCCTTTTAGTGTATCAGAAATTTCTGAAGTGTTTTTAAAACATAAGGATTGGTTAGTAAAAGATGAAAATGGAGAACCTAAGGTTGCTTATATAAATTGGAGAAAAAACATATACGCATTAGACACTACTCATCCTGAAGCACAAGAACATTTAAAAAATATTTTTTTAAATATGAGAAATAATGGAATTCATTATTTTAAAACAGACTTCTTATTTGCTGGTGCAATTCCAGGAAAAAGATATGTAGAGGTTACTCCTATTGAAGCATATAATATTGGAATGAAAATAATCAGAGAAGCCATTGGTGAAGATTTTATATTGGGATGTGGCGCTCCTATTTTACCATCAATAGGATATGTTGATGGGATGAGAATTAGTGCTGACACTGCCCCATTTTATAAGCCAAACGATCTTGATTTTGTTTATCCAAATGCTTATTATGCATTAAGAAACGTTATTACTAGATATTTCATGAATGGAAAATGGTGGTGGAATGATCCAGATTGTTTGATTTTAAGAACTGAAGATACTGAATTAAACGATAAAATTATTGAAATGTATTCCTATGTATCTGGCTTATTAAATAATATGATTCTACAAAGTGATGATTTATCAAAAACTATTAAAAAAGATGTATATTTTAATTCATTAAAATTAAGAGGCGGAATACCTCATGTTAAAGGACTAATGAATGATAATTATTCATTTGAAATTGAAGCTTTTAATACTAATATTGGTAATGTAAAAATGCATGTTGACTTAGAAAAAATCAATTTTAAATTAGAATATGATGAGGACTATCCACAATTAAATAAAAATACTGTATTAAGAGAAGAAGATAATAGATTATTTCACTATTATGAGGAGAGGGATAACAATGCTTGA